The region GTCTGCTATTGAATGTGTAGTCTAACCGATACAGCACGTTATAGTCACCCAGCACAATTCATGAAATATGTTAAAACAGCAAAAGACACCAGTAATAAATGACCCAAGAAATGCACCAATGAATCCAATCAACGTTCCttcaaaacagatttattaCTCTAGGATATTTATCTGATTATACAAACAAACGCATCTGCATACTTCAGAAtcgaatttattttaattggttaaaatatatatatatttttaaagtgcaatattaaataaaaacaataagctGTTTTTGAGGTGAACAGTTTTAAAaattagacattttttaaataatgatccGTTACCTTTTTAGGTCACCATACACTTTTCATGTTAACTtgctcattcattttcagtgatCTGAAGGCTTTAACTAtttttaaagctaaaataatacattaattcTGCCATCTATTTGTATTCTCTGTCAGAACTGCAGTTTACCTTTCTTTGGCCTCAGCggctcgatccctctgtctccTGTTTTTAAACCAGTTGCTCACTTGTGTGGTTGTGAGCCCTGTGGCTTCAGCCAGCTCTCTCTTTTCTCGTGGAGAGGGATATGGGTTGTGCGTGTACCACTCCCTCAGCACGCCGCGACTCTTCTCTTTGAAACAGTAGCTTGTCTCCTCTCCGTCCCATATGGTGCGCGGTAAAGGAAACTTCCTTCGTACTCGGTATTTACCCACAGCGCCCAGCGGCCGCCCCCTCAGCTTTTCGGCCTCGATGTAGTGGGCTTTCAGCCACAGCTGCTGCAGTTTGGGATGGTTGTGAGGCGAAAACTGGTGGCTCTCCAGGATTTTGTACAACTCCCTGAAGTTGCCGCGGTGGAACGCCACTACAGCTTTGGCCTTCAGCACACTCTCATTCTTGTGGAGGTGGTCGCAGGCCGGCAAGGACCACAGAAAGCGGCCCAGTCGCTCGAGGTTCCCGCCCTGCTGCAGCACCTCGCACACGCACGCGACCTGCTCCTGCGTGAAGCCGAACGAGGGCAACATGGACATGACGGACGACGGTGGGCGCGTTTACTCCTGTCGGCCAAACCGCTCAGTTTTTGGATTGCAGAAAAAAGCGGAAAGGGATCTGAATCCGGATGCGACAGTGCGGAGGCTAATTAAATGTTTTCGATATGGTTCTATAAAGTGGTGGGAGATGTCCGTGTCAACAAGCTTCTAAGTTTTGGACGTTGGTTGGAGACGCTGTGCTCCGCGTCCAGTGGTGTCGCGCTAAAAGAGTGCAGCGCGCGCGCTGATTGGCTCTCCATGCGCCCTATCCGAACAGCGCTAAAGCAAAGAGCTCCTGCTGCCATTTCCTCCCTCGGGAACTCGGTGGTCTGAAACCAGATCTCCCGTCTCCAGTTTTACCTGAGGGAGTGGAGCACCTCGATACTAATCAATTACAGTGGGTCTCCGAAGGCTACGCTCACTCTCATCTCCACCTCAAGCCCACTTTGCCCATTTACCGATCTTACAGTTAACTTAAACAACTTTAAAGCCATTAAATTATTGATGAATTAACGAACAACTGCGTATGGTCCAATGTCTGAATTGCAAGGGGGTGGGTTAAGCTTAAATATTTTCCAAGAAATATTTCTCCGGTTTTAGCAGCTAAAAATATCCCAGCACAAGAATAATGCAAAAAATGGGTGGATCATTTTGGGTTGCTAATTTACTGTATGTATCCATTTAACCCACACACAGGTTTCTCTGCTTTTTGCTGGCCAGGTGCTTATTGTGATGGCACACGCAGTGCGCCGTGCGTGAGGTCCCAGCGCGCACACGGCGATGATTAGATACTTAGCGTCCCATTAAAAAACAATCAAGTTCTAGAGGTGAAGAGATAACACAGCGCTGCAAAAGATAAGCTTTAAACTGAAGCGCGCTGCAACCACCTACTTCAAAGCATCCCActacattaaaattaaacaaacataagTTTAATTCATGCACCAACTCTAAAATGCAGTTTAATAATAAGCAAGATGATTTTTCATTTATAGACacgtatataaaatatttgcacgatgttatatatatatatatatatatatatatatatatatatatatatatatatatatatatatatatatatatacacacacacacacacacacacacgtatatatatatatatatatatatatatatatatatatatatatatatatatatatatatatatatatatatatatatatatatatatatacgtgtgtgtgtgtatatatatatatatatatatatatatatatatatatatatatatatatatattcttgtatatatatattcttttctgCAAaacctgaatttatatatttgtgtgcaaTTCTTTTATATACgcgtctatatatatatacttgtaagtgtgtgtataaatagaaaatatgtgtgtgtatgtatttatatatatatatattatatatatatatatttatatatatatatatatattttctgcaaaacctgaatttatatatatatatatatatatatatatatatatatatatatatatatatatatatatatatatatatatatatacatacatacacacacacatacacgtatataAAAGACTTACACAATGTTTTAtcttttataaagtttatatacGTGTCTACATATACGTGTATCtaccatgtatatatatataaacacggTTGAATAATTTGTATTCCTTTAACATCATGCAAGTCTTTTCCCCCATCTCGCCCCCCCCCCCAATCTTCTGTACAGTGAAACCGAAAACCGGTGCATTAGTAAATGAGTTCTGTGTTCGTCCAGCTCTTTGCTACCCAGTCGCAGTTTTAAGGAATAGATCACATATCTTTATCTGCGCCGAAATCTGCAATATGACACCAGGGCGACGCGAAGCTCACGATCACTCACCCGGAATGGAGCAcctttttataatttaattggAGACGGAGCGTCCATTTACAAGAAGACCACGAAGTCCACTCAGTGGCCCACACACTCCTTTTCCTACCCTCCTGCCCTGATGGCTGGATTGTCCTATGAATTTAGCCTTGGGTCACTAAGATAAAGTAAGGACtcaattaggtttaggggcaattCAGGCACCTGTGAAAACATTCTTTGCCCACTGTCTCTGAAGGCGAGAGGAAGAGTCTTGTAAAGATCCATCTGTTcggaaaaataacaaacattttatatataatatgtgtatatatatatatatatatatatatatatatatatatatatatatatatatacactcacacatatttatatatatatatatttatttatttatacacatattatatatatgtatgtatatggtGTTATCTTAAAACTATtgcaataatttattttagacACATTTATAAGACGGATCTTTTATGTAAATGCTTTATCCACTTCAAATATTTGTATTAGTATTAACATGTTTTAACTATACGCTCTTTGCCATAGAAGGATTAGGGACTTGGGACTTCCTTAAACTTAACGACTTGTAGTCTTTTACTAGCTGGTCTATAGACCTTTTTCATCTCTCAGGTCAGTGATCGACGACTCTGCTTGTCCTTATGTCTCCTCGCTGAGACGCCCGTCTTAAAGCTGAAGCCGAAAGGCTCTGGTCGCTTTCAGACCCTGATCATTTCAAGATGTGCTCTTTTACAGCCTGAAGGCGAAGGGATGGAGACCACAACGCTgaaaagcaacacacacacacacacacacacacacacacacacacacattgagagaaagagagagagagagagagagagagagagagagagagagagagagagagagagagagagagagcagaacaaATGTTAAATTCTAAAAATTAGGATCTTTATAAGTTACAATTTACAATAAGAGATCCTATTATTTCATTGATTTAATTCCATTGATTTCATTGATCGAGTTTTCGTTGtatgaatattaagatgttttttaagttatatcacgtttattttattatttttttattctcgcTTTTTTCTCAACCTCTATTCGCGACATCTTTCTAAAGAACAGACTGCACCTAGATTAGTTTTGTAAGACGTGTCATGAAAGCTTCTTTAAATGCATACATTTTATAGACCTAATTTATAGACTTTTTCTCTTGCATAGCACTGTGTTGtagtttactatttattatttcaaataataaatattgagtAGCCTAATAAAAGTCTATTGTTTTGATTAGAAAAGACAGTAGTGTCATGCTAGAAGACTGGTCATTTCTTATTCCTTTATTAATATGTTTCCATGTTAagggatctatctatctatctatctatctatctatctatctatctatctatctatctatctatctatctatctatctatctatctatctgtctgtctgtctgtctgtctgtctgtctgtctgtctatctatctatctatctatacacatATGTGTAGATAAATGGTATGGTATAGATTCTTACCAGACCAGTGAGCAAAAGCAAGTTTTGGATTAAATCCTTCTGAGTTCAAcaaataattcataattaaCCCTTATGCAAttgatgtaacagtaatgttgatttaatttatatttatttcagataccctcattaattattttttggaaATGTATGGGATTTGGATGTTATCTTTAGATTCGCATAAGTTTTCATTTAGTACGCAGCCTGAGCCATCTGTCTACAAAACTCCCAACGATAAATATATTCACAGTACTTTGGGACATGTTTATGAATCTCCCCTACATCATTTATATGGGACACAGATAAACCACAGTGACCTCTGTTGCGCTGGAGACAATTTGTTTTGCTATTAGCCGGCATTCAATCCTTCCTTTaggcaaatatatattttttttctgctttagaGGTTTACAGTCATGGCACTGTCTTATAGAccatgaatatacagtatgtttcagAGTTTGCCAATGGGAGTCTGCCACTTATCAATTACCTAACCATCTTTCATAATGACAGTATTTTTCTGTTGATACGCTCACAGGGTTTTACAAGGgcatctatttattttctcaaattAGTCAACAGCAGCTGTCTTCTCCGTGTGCATGTGATTGCTCTGTTCATGACAATTATATACTTTTAC is a window of Tachysurus vachellii isolate PV-2020 chromosome 3, HZAU_Pvac_v1, whole genome shotgun sequence DNA encoding:
- the six1b gene encoding homeobox protein six1b, coding for MSMLPSFGFTQEQVACVCEVLQQGGNLERLGRFLWSLPACDHLHKNESVLKAKAVVAFHRGNFRELYKILESHQFSPHNHPKLQQLWLKAHYIEAEKLRGRPLGAVGKYRVRRKFPLPRTIWDGEETSYCFKEKSRGVLREWYTHNPYPSPREKRELAEATGLTTTQVSNWFKNRRQRDRAAEAKERENSENSNAGANKQNQLSPLDGGKSLMSSSEEDEFSPPQSPEQNSALLLQANMNHPASTYSMSGLAMQSHPHQHQLHDSILGPLTSSLVDLGS